One region of uncultured Methanolobus sp. genomic DNA includes:
- a CDS encoding DUF2150 family protein has protein sequence MAGTEGDAFHHDFYTAERWNNWVNQVKESDFKFEESDEPQGKEGAIFVNMEDDIILACLKIIAKCEKGQVNPETAMQYIGDIRDIALAEIDPISDDADMMILSLQTSLMGSFAACEAYLSGNYDENADVGDLVKVALESEASEDIEIALGTVAEIGALVISGKELPDKAMEDIPFGLVAEWLDGIDSIAAAMVGSDSYKNDEEDDES, from the coding sequence ATGGCAGGGACGGAAGGTGATGCATTCCATCATGATTTTTATACAGCAGAACGCTGGAACAACTGGGTAAACCAGGTAAAAGAAAGTGATTTCAAGTTTGAGGAATCCGATGAACCACAGGGAAAGGAAGGTGCAATCTTCGTAAATATGGAAGATGATATCATCCTTGCATGTCTGAAGATCATCGCAAAGTGTGAAAAAGGACAGGTAAATCCGGAAACTGCAATGCAGTATATCGGTGATATCAGAGATATTGCACTTGCTGAGATCGACCCAATATCAGATGATGCAGATATGATGATACTCTCACTCCAGACATCCCTTATGGGCAGCTTTGCAGCATGTGAAGCATACCTGAGTGGAAATTACGATGAAAATGCTGATGTAGGCGATCTTGTAAAGGTTGCTCTTGAATCTGAAGCCTCTGAGGACATCGAAATAGCACTTGGGACTGTAGCAGAAATTGGTGCTCTTGTCATCAGCGGAAAAGAACTTCCTGACAAAGCAATGGAAGATATCCCATTTGGTCTTGTTGCAGAATGGCTTGATGGAATTGATTCCATAGCAGCTGCAATGGTGGGTTCTGACAGTTACAAGAATGATGAAGAAGACGATGAGAGTTAA
- a CDS encoding UPF0179 family protein produces the protein MTNDTTITLIGSKLAKEGEDFVFMGESRECKKCKLRKTCLNLDPGRKYRVAKIRNNTVHDCFIHDDGVLTVEVETAPILAAIESRKAVVGSKISYELPKCKEFDDSVYDILYPEGLKEGDKCTVVKVHGPMEDGMVSGCSLKKVELKL, from the coding sequence ATGACAAATGATACTACCATTACACTTATTGGCTCAAAGCTTGCAAAAGAAGGCGAAGACTTTGTATTCATGGGTGAATCCAGGGAATGCAAGAAATGCAAGCTGAGGAAGACATGCTTAAACCTTGACCCCGGCAGAAAGTATCGCGTTGCAAAGATCAGGAATAATACTGTTCATGATTGTTTCATACATGACGACGGGGTGCTGACAGTTGAGGTTGAAACTGCTCCAATACTTGCAGCCATTGAGTCACGCAAAGCTGTTGTAGGTTCAAAAATAAGCTATGAACTTCCAAAGTGTAAAGAGTTCGACGACAGTGTATATGATATCCTCTATCCGGAAGGACTTAAGGAAGGTGACAAATGTACTGTTGTAAAGGTACACGGTCCAATGGAGGACGGAATGGTATCTGGGTGTTCTCTGAAGAAAGTTGAATTAAAACTATAG
- a CDS encoding NAD(P)-dependent glycerol-1-phosphate dehydrogenase, with protein sequence MIPTQGKKKWMQLPRDVVVGPDVIYDLKDVCNDLKLKEGAFIVTGYNTKKIAGDIVYDLLHECGCDPVIASSKEASMTEVNKVVDQAKEAKSGYLIGVGSGKSIDVAKLAATQLDLPFISVPTAASHDGIVSSRASIHDKGKKSSIEVNAPIAVVADTSIIAKAPYRLLAAGCGDIISNYTAVLDWELAHRLRNEPFSEYAAALSRMTAQILMDCPEDIKPELESSVRIVVKALVSSGVAMSIAGSSRPASGSEHMFSHALDKVAPNSALHGEQCGVGTIMMMYLHGGDWKKIRECLEIIGAPTTASELGIEDRYILEALLVAHEIRPERYSILGAGLTPEAAEKVARLTKVIS encoded by the coding sequence GTGATTCCCACACAAGGCAAAAAAAAATGGATGCAGCTCCCAAGAGATGTTGTTGTCGGTCCCGATGTGATCTATGATCTGAAGGATGTATGTAATGACCTCAAACTCAAAGAAGGTGCTTTCATTGTCACGGGATACAATACTAAAAAGATAGCCGGGGATATTGTGTATGATTTACTTCATGAATGCGGATGTGACCCCGTAATTGCTTCTTCAAAGGAAGCTTCCATGACAGAAGTCAATAAGGTTGTTGATCAGGCAAAAGAAGCGAAGTCCGGATATTTGATAGGTGTCGGAAGTGGTAAATCCATAGACGTGGCAAAACTTGCAGCCACACAACTGGATCTGCCTTTTATAAGTGTACCAACTGCTGCATCGCATGATGGTATTGTGTCTTCAAGGGCTTCAATACATGACAAGGGAAAAAAGTCGTCCATAGAAGTTAATGCTCCTATTGCCGTGGTGGCAGATACAAGTATCATAGCAAAGGCGCCTTACCGTTTACTTGCTGCCGGATGTGGCGATATAATTTCTAATTATACTGCAGTTCTTGACTGGGAACTTGCTCACAGATTGAGGAACGAACCATTCAGTGAATATGCTGCAGCTCTTTCCAGAATGACGGCACAGATCCTCATGGATTGCCCGGAAGACATAAAACCGGAACTGGAAAGTTCTGTGAGAATCGTCGTAAAAGCACTGGTATCCAGCGGAGTGGCCATGAGCATCGCAGGTTCTTCAAGGCCTGCATCAGGTTCTGAACATATGTTCAGTCATGCACTTGATAAAGTGGCACCAAATTCAGCACTACACGGTGAACAATGCGGTGTGGGGACCATAATGATGATGTACCTGCATGGTGGTGACTGGAAAAAGATCAGAGAGTGTCTGGAAATAATCGGAGCCCCTACAACTGCCAGTGAGTTGGGAATAGAAGATAGGTATATATTAGAGGCGCTTCTTGTTGCACATGAAATACGTCCTGAAAGATACTCAATACTCGGTGCAGGTCTGACACCCGAAGCTGCCGAGAAAGTGGCACGATTAACAAAAGTTATTTCATGA
- a CDS encoding DUF63 family protein, whose translation MPFIDKVTQFINEYYIDPILHDSGYNIVNTVTWAIVLGICIFGVVKLLKKMEIEIDDRFTISVVPFILAGSSLRVIEDTGILTHPVSYLFITPNIYFVVFFITVFSLVLSRWMVRLKGTGDYRKLFAGLGLAWFALNLSVLFYLEDLTLPWVPVFVLGAASLIVISLKVLFDHVGFDLLKSKVNIAILWVHLMDASSTIAGIDFLGYYEKHVVPSYLIDLTGTAFVMYPLKLFIFIPVLYILDNHFDEDEESDTLKTFLKLVIIVLGLSPACRNTIRMAFGV comes from the coding sequence ATGCCATTTATAGATAAAGTTACCCAATTCATTAACGAATATTATATTGATCCGATACTACATGATAGTGGCTACAATATCGTTAATACTGTCACTTGGGCAATCGTGCTGGGAATTTGTATTTTCGGCGTTGTAAAGCTGTTGAAAAAAATGGAAATTGAAATTGACGACAGATTTACAATATCAGTGGTCCCTTTCATCCTTGCAGGTTCATCCCTGAGGGTTATAGAAGATACAGGAATCCTGACTCATCCTGTCAGCTACCTGTTTATAACTCCAAACATTTACTTTGTGGTCTTTTTTATCACAGTGTTCTCCCTTGTGCTTTCCAGATGGATGGTCCGGCTTAAGGGAACAGGTGATTACAGGAAACTATTTGCAGGACTCGGACTTGCCTGGTTTGCACTAAATCTTTCGGTTCTTTTCTATCTTGAAGATCTGACTCTTCCATGGGTTCCTGTATTTGTGCTTGGGGCGGCCAGTCTGATAGTAATCTCATTAAAGGTATTATTTGACCATGTAGGTTTTGATCTTCTCAAAAGCAAGGTCAACATTGCAATTCTCTGGGTTCATCTTATGGATGCATCTTCCACCATTGCAGGAATTGATTTTCTCGGATACTACGAGAAGCATGTGGTTCCTTCATATCTTATAGATTTAACAGGAACTGCTTTTGTGATGTATCCATTAAAACTATTTATATTCATTCCTGTATTATATATACTGGATAATCATTTTGATGAGGACGAGGAATCGGATACATTAAAGACCTTCCTTAAACTGGTAATTATAGTCCTTGGATTATCTCCTGCATGCAGGAACACTATCAGAATGGCATTCGGAGTTTGA
- a CDS encoding stage II sporulation protein M has product MHDENVKEKFITYITELKPFLLFSLVAFIISAIAGYAFYATTPSSALDSLGGLEDLAEMLQGLSAIEIMLFIFLNNAVKMFFVVLLGFALGLIPFSFLILNGFVIGIFAHYQSVESGALVVIAGLGPHGIIEIPMLIISCAVGMKIGYVALQALRSEPVDLKAEIIRGVKFYLHWLFPLILLAAIIETFVTPAVIYMVGGF; this is encoded by the coding sequence ATGCACGATGAAAATGTAAAAGAGAAGTTCATAACGTATATTACTGAGTTAAAACCATTTTTACTCTTCAGCCTTGTAGCGTTTATAATATCAGCCATTGCAGGTTATGCATTTTATGCCACAACTCCCTCATCTGCACTGGATTCCCTTGGTGGACTGGAAGATCTTGCAGAAATGCTTCAGGGCCTTTCGGCAATTGAAATAATGCTATTTATCTTTTTGAATAATGCCGTTAAGATGTTTTTCGTAGTTCTTCTGGGCTTTGCCCTCGGACTTATTCCTTTCAGCTTCCTCATTCTGAACGGTTTTGTAATTGGTATTTTTGCACATTACCAGAGTGTTGAGAGTGGAGCACTGGTGGTGATCGCAGGTCTTGGTCCGCATGGAATTATAGAAATACCGATGCTTATCATATCCTGTGCAGTAGGTATGAAAATAGGATACGTGGCACTGCAGGCACTTCGTTCAGAGCCTGTTGACCTTAAAGCTGAAATTATCAGGGGAGTTAAATTCTATCTGCACTGGTTGTTCCCTCTTATATTACTGGCAGCAATAATAGAAACTTTTGTAACGCCTGCTGTGATTTACATGGTAGGTGGATTTTGA
- a CDS encoding formate--phosphoribosylaminoimidazolecarboxamide ligase family protein, producing MIDRKEISEIIGDYDLDKVKIGAVASHSALDVFDGAIEEDFRTFAVCQQGREKTYTDYFKSQRDSNGKVVRGIVDEHIMLSKFSETTSAAVQKKLIEENVLFIPNRSFTSYCGIDEVENDFKVPLVGSRNMLRSEERGMDQDYYWLLEKAGLPFPERINDPQDIEELVMVKLPHAVKKLERGFFTAGTYEEYQQKAQSLLKQGVITREALDNARIERYVIGPVFNFDMFYSPIETEMNKLEILGIDWRFETSLDGHVRLPAPQQMTLAEHQLTPEYTVCGHNSATLRESLLEKVFELSEKYIKAAEKHYDPGVIGPFCLQTCVDKDLNFYIYDVAPRVGGGTNVHMSVGHPYGNTTWRKPMSTGRRVAFEIRRAIETDQLDKIIT from the coding sequence ATGATTGACAGAAAAGAGATCTCAGAGATCATTGGAGATTATGATTTAGATAAGGTCAAGATCGGTGCTGTGGCGTCACACTCAGCACTTGATGTCTTTGACGGTGCAATTGAAGAGGATTTCAGGACTTTTGCTGTTTGCCAGCAGGGTCGTGAAAAGACTTATACAGATTATTTCAAGTCACAGAGGGATAGCAATGGTAAGGTTGTCCGCGGTATCGTTGATGAGCACATAATGCTTAGCAAGTTCAGTGAAACCACAAGTGCAGCTGTCCAGAAGAAACTCATAGAAGAGAATGTTCTTTTCATCCCCAATCGTTCATTCACATCATACTGTGGTATAGATGAAGTAGAGAACGACTTCAAAGTACCTCTTGTAGGAAGCAGGAACATGCTCCGCAGTGAAGAGAGAGGCATGGATCAGGATTATTACTGGCTCCTTGAGAAAGCGGGATTGCCATTTCCTGAAAGGATTAATGATCCACAGGACATCGAGGAACTTGTAATGGTAAAACTTCCTCATGCAGTCAAGAAACTGGAAAGGGGTTTCTTCACGGCAGGAACATATGAGGAATACCAGCAGAAGGCCCAGTCACTTCTCAAACAGGGAGTAATTACCCGGGAAGCACTTGACAACGCAAGAATAGAACGTTATGTCATAGGCCCTGTATTCAATTTTGACATGTTCTACTCACCAATTGAGACCGAGATGAACAAACTTGAGATTCTTGGTATCGACTGGCGCTTTGAGACAAGTCTTGACGGACATGTACGTTTGCCTGCACCACAGCAGATGACACTTGCAGAACACCAGCTTACGCCTGAGTACACAGTGTGTGGTCATAACTCCGCAACACTCAGGGAATCACTTCTGGAGAAGGTCTTCGAACTTTCCGAGAAGTACATCAAGGCTGCAGAGAAGCACTATGACCCAGGGGTCATCGGTCCGTTCTGTCTGCAGACCTGTGTTGACAAGGATCTTAACTTCTACATATATGATGTAGCACCACGTGTTGGTGGCGGAACAAATGTTCACATGTCAGTTGGTCATCCATACGGAAACACCACATGGAGAAAACCAATGAGCACAGGTCGTCGTGTTGCTTTTGAGATCAGAAGGGCAATTGAGACCGACCAGCTTGACAAGATCATCACATAA
- a CDS encoding RAD55 family ATPase, translating to MQIKRVPTGIKELDGILESGYPAQQGILISGPPGSGKTILATHFLHRSCQDGKKCVLMLTQVNVESFLEQALSIGIDFSSCIEKGTLEITKSFEARTNKIHNAARHGSGIGFLEKDCVQNVQDIPDDVECVVIDNLDMLSLYHNMEEFADKFFTINDILYGKKCTTLFLIGQEERGEKLTIAQHTSFGNIEMSVVKDGVSGRGMRQMYIPKMRCTYLSLEPLNFKISNQGIKIEKIFQRDDIINDAVNSII from the coding sequence ATGCAGATCAAGAGGGTTCCTACGGGAATCAAAGAACTGGACGGGATACTTGAAAGCGGTTATCCTGCACAACAGGGTATACTGATAAGTGGTCCTCCCGGTTCTGGAAAAACTATCCTTGCAACTCACTTCCTTCACAGGTCATGTCAGGATGGAAAGAAATGTGTGCTCATGCTTACTCAGGTTAACGTGGAAAGTTTTCTTGAGCAGGCTTTGAGTATAGGAATTGATTTCAGTTCATGCATAGAAAAGGGAACTCTGGAAATAACTAAATCTTTTGAGGCCAGGACAAATAAGATCCACAATGCTGCAAGGCACGGCAGTGGAATTGGTTTTCTCGAAAAAGACTGTGTTCAGAATGTACAGGACATACCCGATGATGTAGAGTGTGTCGTTATCGATAATCTGGATATGCTATCACTTTATCATAATATGGAAGAGTTTGCTGATAAGTTCTTTACTATAAATGACATTCTTTATGGCAAGAAATGTACGACTCTCTTTTTGATCGGCCAGGAAGAACGTGGAGAGAAGCTTACTATTGCGCAGCATACTTCTTTTGGCAATATTGAAATGAGTGTTGTTAAAGATGGTGTATCAGGCAGGGGAATGAGGCAAATGTACATTCCAAAGATGAGGTGCACATATCTTTCCCTTGAACCTCTTAATTTTAAGATAAGCAATCAGGGTATTAAGATTGAGAAGATCTTTCAGAGGGATGACATAATAAATGATGCTGTCAATTCGATAATTTGA
- a CDS encoding translation initiation factor IF-2 subunit gamma, with product MSQPCVNIGMVGHVDHGKTTLVSALSGVWTDTHSEEMKRGISIRLGYADTTFRKCPNCPEPQCYTVEKKCPGCDEPSEELRTVSFVDAPGHETLMATMLSGAAIMDGAILVIAANEECPQPQTKEHLMALNIIGIENIVIVQNKIDLVPKEKVIEHYHQIKEFVKGTVAENAPIVPISAQQNINVDALIMTMEEKFPTPEHKMDKPPHMLIARSFDINKPGTPIKKITGGVIGGTLTEGVLHSGEELEVKPGRKVESDGMTRWEPIITKVSMIVAGKSNVEEATPGGLLAVGTTLDPTLTKSDSLTGQVAGLPGTLPPTRDDLKLELRLLERVVGVSDEEEIGAIKTSEPLMLNVGTATTVGVVTSARKDIAEVKLKRPVCAEEESMVAISRRVGSRWRLIGVGVIKD from the coding sequence TTGAGTCAACCTTGTGTTAATATCGGCATGGTAGGACATGTCGACCACGGAAAAACCACACTTGTCAGCGCACTGTCAGGAGTATGGACAGATACACATAGCGAAGAGATGAAGCGTGGAATATCTATCAGACTGGGCTATGCAGACACTACTTTCAGGAAGTGTCCTAATTGTCCGGAACCTCAGTGTTATACAGTAGAGAAGAAGTGTCCTGGATGCGACGAACCATCCGAAGAGCTAAGAACAGTATCCTTTGTAGATGCACCTGGCCACGAAACACTGATGGCTACCATGCTGTCCGGCGCAGCTATCATGGACGGTGCTATTCTTGTTATTGCGGCAAATGAAGAATGTCCGCAGCCACAAACAAAGGAACACCTGATGGCGCTGAACATTATCGGTATCGAGAACATTGTCATTGTGCAGAATAAAATTGATCTTGTACCAAAGGAAAAGGTCATTGAGCACTATCACCAGATCAAGGAATTCGTGAAAGGTACTGTCGCTGAAAATGCTCCTATTGTACCAATATCTGCTCAGCAGAACATAAATGTCGATGCTCTTATAATGACAATGGAGGAAAAGTTCCCGACACCAGAGCATAAAATGGACAAACCACCACACATGCTTATTGCAAGATCATTTGATATCAACAAGCCTGGAACACCAATAAAGAAGATAACTGGTGGTGTAATAGGTGGTACACTTACAGAGGGTGTACTACATTCAGGAGAAGAGCTTGAGGTCAAGCCGGGCAGAAAGGTGGAAAGTGACGGAATGACCAGATGGGAGCCTATTATTACCAAAGTTTCAATGATCGTTGCAGGAAAGAGCAACGTTGAAGAGGCAACTCCGGGCGGACTTCTTGCAGTTGGTACAACCCTTGATCCGACACTTACAAAGAGCGATTCCCTGACAGGCCAGGTTGCAGGTCTTCCTGGAACTCTGCCACCAACACGTGATGATCTCAAGCTTGAACTTCGCCTGCTGGAAAGGGTAGTAGGAGTTTCAGATGAAGAAGAGATCGGGGCTATAAAGACCAGTGAGCCCTTGATGTTGAATGTGGGTACTGCGACCACTGTCGGTGTGGTAACAAGTGCCCGTAAGGATATTGCTGAGGTCAAGTTGAAGAGACCGGTCTGTGCGGAAGAAGAGTCTATGGTGGCTATAAGCAGACGTGTGGGCTCACGCTGGAGACTTATTGGTGTAGGAGTTATCAAGGATTGA
- a CDS encoding DNA-binding protein: MKVIIDTNALMIPVQFNVDIFEELRRLGFDIYLVPTAVITELDNLIKNLKGQDRIAAKVAKSMAQRCETVFADGHADDVILELATDIQAAVLTNDSGLRKRLDKMNIPVICLRQKNRLEIVS, translated from the coding sequence TTGAAGGTAATTATTGATACGAACGCATTGATGATACCTGTTCAGTTCAATGTTGATATTTTCGAAGAGCTAAGAAGACTTGGGTTTGATATCTATCTTGTCCCAACGGCTGTTATCACTGAACTGGACAACCTGATCAAAAATCTGAAGGGACAGGACCGGATTGCGGCAAAGGTTGCTAAATCAATGGCGCAGAGGTGTGAAACCGTTTTTGCTGACGGACATGCTGATGATGTTATTCTGGAACTGGCCACTGATATCCAGGCGGCTGTACTGACAAATGATTCAGGACTCAGGAAGAGGCTGGATAAAATGAATATCCCGGTGATCTGCCTGAGGCAAAAGAACAGGCTTGAAATTGTATCATAG
- a CDS encoding DNA-directed RNA polymerase, giving the protein MYKKMKLADTIRVAPDLLGKDVYGNVNDALKHKLEGRIDKEIGAIVAITRINEVGEGHILVGDGAVYYDVVFEAIVFVPTIQEVIEGEVVETVDFGAFVGIGAMDGLLHVSQVTDDFMSYDGKNGRLVSKNGGRSLSEGDKVRARIVAVSINEREPRESKIGLTMRQHSLGRFEWLEEARKPTAEKEE; this is encoded by the coding sequence ATGTATAAAAAGATGAAGCTTGCCGATACTATTCGCGTTGCGCCAGATCTTTTAGGCAAGGATGTTTATGGAAATGTCAATGATGCCCTGAAGCATAAACTCGAGGGCAGGATAGACAAGGAAATTGGTGCTATTGTTGCCATCACCCGGATCAACGAAGTTGGTGAAGGTCATATCCTTGTAGGTGACGGTGCAGTTTACTATGATGTTGTTTTTGAGGCGATCGTATTTGTGCCAACAATCCAGGAAGTTATCGAAGGAGAAGTTGTCGAAACTGTGGACTTCGGTGCTTTTGTAGGTATCGGGGCAATGGATGGGCTTCTGCACGTGAGTCAGGTAACTGATGATTTCATGTCATACGATGGGAAAAACGGCAGACTTGTCAGCAAGAATGGCGGCAGATCACTTTCAGAGGGTGACAAGGTCAGGGCACGTATTGTTGCTGTGAGCATCAATGAAAGAGAACCAAGGGAGAGTAAGATCGGACTTACAATGCGTCAGCATTCCCTGGGCAGGTTCGAGTGGCTGGAAGAAGCAAGAAAACCGACCGCTGAAAAAGAAGAGTAA
- the spt4 gene encoding transcription elongation factor subunit Spt4 yields MSEQVCRECHRIINGQTCPICGSSNLSADWSGMVIVIDPERSEIAKKIDVKVADKYALKVR; encoded by the coding sequence ATGAGTGAACAGGTTTGCAGGGAATGCCACAGGATCATTAACGGCCAGACATGCCCTATCTGCGGTTCAAGCAATCTCAGTGCTGACTGGAGTGGTATGGTTATTGTTATCGATCCGGAGCGCTCTGAAATTGCAAAGAAAATAGATGTTAAAGTCGCGGACAAATATGCATTGAAGGTGCGGTGA
- a CDS encoding GTP-dependent dephospho-CoA kinase family protein codes for MGFQLTLPETLRPRFRESFGRLYRGKGNDTIEKLSVDLGSPTKLISVGDVTTFHLLNHEIIPDILVVDDRTKRGPASDRVVVGTKHKGFTEISVDNPAGVITEDLIDAVGNALKTDENVRIFVRGEEDLAAVPAILMAPEGSAVLYGQPDEGVVLVKITSDKKEQMKDLLTEILDSQACSNQEIETIRRKLNGYQNH; via the coding sequence TTGGGCTTTCAGCTTACTTTGCCCGAGACATTACGCCCACGTTTCCGGGAAAGTTTTGGTCGTCTTTACAGAGGTAAGGGTAACGATACCATTGAAAAACTTTCAGTGGACCTGGGCAGTCCCACAAAACTTATATCCGTGGGTGATGTTACTACATTTCACTTGCTCAATCATGAAATTATTCCGGACATCCTTGTAGTGGATGACCGAACAAAACGCGGTCCGGCATCAGATCGGGTCGTGGTGGGTACCAAGCATAAAGGGTTCACCGAAATATCCGTTGACAATCCAGCAGGGGTCATAACCGAAGATCTGATAGATGCGGTAGGAAATGCGTTGAAAACAGATGAAAATGTCAGGATATTTGTGCGCGGCGAGGAGGACCTTGCAGCTGTACCTGCAATCCTTATGGCACCGGAGGGTTCAGCTGTTCTTTACGGACAGCCGGATGAAGGTGTTGTACTTGTCAAGATAACATCAGATAAGAAGGAACAAATGAAGGACCTGTTGACAGAGATTCTCGACTCACAGGCCTGTAGTAATCAGGAAATAGAGACTATTCGGAGGAAACTGAATGGATATCAAAATCATTAA
- a CDS encoding 30S ribosomal protein S24e, with protein sequence MDIKIIKDKNNALLNRRELNLTVTFDGATPSRNDVKSKLAAMLNAPLELVIVQKIENEFGKQELKVYVKIYEDEARMKQVEEAYVIERNKLPESEVVEEEAAEETTEE encoded by the coding sequence ATGGATATCAAAATCATTAAAGACAAAAATAATGCGCTTCTTAACAGGCGTGAATTAAACCTTACAGTTACATTCGATGGTGCAACGCCATCAAGAAACGATGTCAAATCTAAACTTGCAGCTATGCTTAATGCACCGCTTGAGCTTGTTATCGTACAAAAGATCGAAAATGAGTTCGGTAAGCAGGAACTTAAAGTATACGTCAAAATATATGAAGACGAAGCCCGCATGAAACAGGTAGAGGAAGCATACGTTATCGAAAGGAACAAGCTCCCTGAGTCTGAAGTGGTCGAAGAAGAAGCGGCTGAAGAGACCACAGAGGAATAA
- a CDS encoding 30S ribosomal protein S27ae — protein sequence MAVKDYYKVNGDSIERTHQSCPRCGEGFFLAEHKDRRTCGKCGYTEFKK from the coding sequence ATGGCAGTAAAAGACTACTATAAAGTTAACGGCGATTCTATTGAACGTACACACCAGTCATGCCCGCGCTGTGGTGAGGGTTTTTTCCTCGCAGAACACAAGGACAGGCGTACATGCGGTAAGTGTGGATACACTGAGTTCAAGAAATAA
- a CDS encoding DUF2162 domain-containing protein, protein MSYVYAAVIGILIGIFIFGLKTGVGCGFSTVKKKDVLILAGGYFVISVILGSLVEMVDQSYLEGIASLGMTLHVFIALVLIGAGIYTQKKWNSGCDVSKKTFLVISVPCPVCLTALFVSCMILASTLEVSGWKVGVLVGLVFFISVISSTFVFRMMKRTPEDLGTAMMFLGLFYLLGAMIVPAYIKAKKLSMALNCGGDFEIVPLLILTVFIIGGYALNSIRGQ, encoded by the coding sequence ATGAGCTACGTATATGCTGCCGTAATCGGCATACTGATAGGCATCTTTATCTTCGGACTAAAGACCGGAGTTGGATGTGGCTTTTCGACGGTAAAGAAAAAAGATGTACTGATCCTTGCAGGCGGTTATTTCGTAATTTCCGTTATACTTGGAAGTTTAGTGGAAATGGTGGATCAGTCATATCTGGAAGGTATTGCAAGCCTTGGAATGACATTACACGTTTTCATTGCACTGGTTCTTATTGGTGCCGGAATCTATACACAGAAAAAATGGAATTCTGGTTGCGATGTTTCAAAGAAGACCTTCCTTGTAATATCAGTCCCCTGTCCTGTATGTCTTACAGCACTTTTCGTTTCTTGTATGATACTGGCCTCCACTCTTGAAGTAAGTGGCTGGAAGGTAGGGGTTCTTGTAGGACTTGTATTTTTCATTTCAGTAATATCATCGACATTTGTCTTCAGGATGATGAAACGTACGCCTGAAGATCTTGGAACTGCAATGATGTTCCTCGGGCTTTTCTATCTTCTCGGAGCAATGATAGTTCCCGCTTACATCAAAGCAAAAAAACTCAGCATGGCACTAAACTGTGGTGGAGATTTTGAGATAGTTCCTCTGTTGATATTAACAGTTTTCATAATTGGAGGCTATGCACTCAATAGCATAAGAGGTCAATAA
- a CDS encoding MotA/TolQ/ExbB proton channel family protein, producing the protein MDATSTLFGILYTFSASLLYPVIIILILLVVFSLMLIGEFLSEYAKRHRDIENLEICCNAVGGHISSQEFGKAASSLRNLKQNFMVMSFAESAAGHLEKNMLPAIEWLSQDYEIRMAKRLEQTRIVATISPMLGLMGTLIPLGPALIGLSQGNIEQLANNLMIAFATTVIGLFAGTIGYVLTQVRKRWYWQDMADIDYILDTLEVEE; encoded by the coding sequence ATGGATGCTACTTCTACGTTGTTTGGTATATTATACACATTTTCAGCATCACTGCTGTACCCGGTAATTATTATCCTTATTTTACTTGTGGTATTTTCTTTGATGCTTATAGGGGAATTCCTTTCGGAATACGCAAAAAGGCACAGAGATATAGAAAACCTTGAGATTTGTTGCAATGCTGTCGGGGGACATATTAGTTCTCAGGAATTTGGAAAGGCAGCAAGTTCACTTCGAAATTTAAAGCAGAACTTCATGGTAATGAGCTTTGCAGAATCTGCAGCCGGCCATCTGGAAAAGAACATGTTGCCTGCCATTGAATGGCTTTCCCAGGATTATGAGATAAGAATGGCAAAGAGACTGGAGCAGACCAGGATCGTTGCAACTATCTCACCAATGCTTGGTCTTATGGGTACTCTTATCCCGCTGGGTCCTGCACTTATCGGTCTTTCACAGGGTAACATCGAGCAGCTTGCAAACAATCTTATGATTGCTTTTGCTACTACCGTTATAGGACTCTTCGCAGGAACGATTGGTTATGTCCTCACCCAGGTCAGAAAAAGATGGTACTGGCAGGACATGGCCGATATCGATTATATCCTTGACACACTGGAGGTTGAAGAGTGA